A genomic stretch from Erwinia sp. E_sp_B01_1 includes:
- a CDS encoding isocitrate/isopropylmalate dehydrogenase family protein, with amino-acid sequence MRILVLPCDGIGPEITSAAVSVLESLDKAYGLNFEFDYEDVGFKSLELHGTTLRQESLDRAKTYDGIILGTQSHADYPAPEKGGRNVSAGFRIGLDLYANVRPARTRPFLTSNMKEGKSMDLVIMREATEGFYPDRNMTRGWGEVMPSPDMALSTRKITRHCSERIARKAFELAMQRRKKVTAIHKANSFHMTDGLFLEAVRHVAKEFPEVELDDLLVDASTAHLVRNPERFDVLVATNFYGDIISDLASELSGSLGLAGSIMASDTHCCAQAQHGSAPDIQNQDKANPVSMILSVAMMLQWYAEKHNQPKFLKAAEEINRAVDEVLENPDTRTPDLGGKCGTKAFAEKVAASIRA; translated from the coding sequence ATGCGTATTTTGGTTCTGCCTTGTGACGGTATCGGCCCTGAGATCACTTCTGCTGCGGTAAGCGTGCTGGAGTCACTGGATAAAGCCTATGGTCTGAACTTTGAGTTCGATTATGAAGACGTAGGTTTTAAAAGCCTGGAATTACACGGTACCACTCTGCGTCAGGAATCTCTTGACCGTGCTAAAACTTATGACGGCATTATCCTGGGCACACAGTCCCATGCTGATTATCCTGCACCGGAAAAAGGAGGACGTAATGTTTCTGCCGGCTTCCGTATCGGTCTGGACCTTTATGCAAACGTACGTCCTGCGCGCACCCGTCCTTTCCTGACTTCTAATATGAAGGAAGGTAAATCAATGGATCTGGTGATCATGCGTGAAGCAACCGAAGGCTTCTACCCAGACCGCAACATGACTCGCGGCTGGGGTGAAGTGATGCCAAGCCCGGATATGGCGCTTTCGACCCGTAAAATCACCCGTCATTGTTCTGAGCGTATTGCACGCAAAGCCTTTGAGCTGGCGATGCAGCGTCGTAAAAAAGTGACGGCAATTCATAAGGCTAACAGTTTCCACATGACCGATGGTCTGTTCCTTGAGGCTGTGCGCCACGTTGCAAAAGAGTTCCCGGAAGTTGAACTGGACGATCTGTTAGTTGACGCCTCCACTGCGCACCTGGTGCGTAACCCGGAGCGCTTCGACGTGCTGGTTGCCACTAACTTCTACGGCGACATCATCAGCGACCTGGCAAGCGAATTATCAGGCAGCCTCGGCCTGGCCGGTTCCATCATGGCCAGCGACACCCACTGCTGTGCGCAGGCCCAGCACGGTTCAGCGCCGGATATTCAGAATCAGGACAAAGCTAATCCTGTCTCTATGATTCTGTCCGTTGCGATGATGCTGCAGTGGTACGCAGAGAAACATAATCAGCCCAAATTCCTGAAAGCCGCGGAAGAGATCAACCGTGCAGTTGATGAAGTGCTGGAAAATCCGGACACCCGTACACCTGATTTGGGCGGCAAGTGCGGTACTAAAGCCTTTGCTGAGAAAGTGGCTGCATCCATTCGCGCCTGA
- a CDS encoding MFS transporter, with protein MITLNSTVKKNRPTHYRYMILLMVFLSIAINHGDRATFSIAGTDMVKSAGLDIVALGYLISTFTWAYVLGQYPGGWLLDRYGSKKVLVTGVFTWSLFVFLVGFSTSFDNIWVTRVLMFGFIFMMGLIEAPTLPANSRFLAAWFPAKERGKASGFTTAAQYFALVVFLPLMGWFSYSFGWESVFWFMGVTGILVSLLMTRVLTDTPKVHPLVNDAELEYIQAGGGLTNMKASKKGDNVGKGYTRKLLTNRLALGVYMGQFFFTVLSYFFLTWFPVYLVHDRGMTILKAGFIASLPALCGCAGALLGGVLSDYMLARGFSLSAARKTPIVIGMLLAVSMVICNYVDSAWIVVGIMSLAFFGKGFGAMGWCVVSDFSPKEAVGLSGGLFNMIGNVSGIFTPIIIAYIIKDTGSFNGALIFVGVCAFLNLCCYLFVAGKIQRLNFETPKQGQDNELTGEPHVSHR; from the coding sequence ATGATTACTCTGAATTCTACAGTGAAAAAGAACCGACCGACGCATTATCGTTATATGATTTTGCTGATGGTGTTTCTCAGTATTGCAATAAATCATGGCGACAGAGCGACTTTCTCTATTGCCGGTACGGATATGGTGAAATCTGCTGGCTTGGATATTGTCGCGCTCGGTTATCTGATTTCAACCTTTACCTGGGCCTATGTTCTGGGACAATATCCAGGCGGCTGGTTACTGGATCGCTACGGTTCCAAAAAAGTGCTGGTGACAGGCGTTTTCACCTGGTCTCTGTTTGTCTTCCTGGTTGGTTTTAGCACCTCTTTCGACAACATCTGGGTGACACGCGTACTGATGTTCGGTTTCATCTTTATGATGGGGCTGATTGAGGCACCCACCTTACCGGCGAACTCCCGGTTTCTTGCCGCCTGGTTCCCGGCCAAAGAGCGCGGTAAAGCCTCGGGATTCACTACCGCAGCGCAATATTTTGCTCTGGTGGTTTTCTTACCCTTGATGGGCTGGTTCTCTTATTCGTTTGGCTGGGAATCGGTGTTCTGGTTCATGGGCGTGACGGGCATTCTGGTTTCGTTGCTGATGACGCGGGTACTCACCGATACGCCAAAAGTTCATCCATTGGTCAATGATGCTGAACTTGAATATATCCAGGCCGGCGGTGGACTGACTAACATGAAGGCCAGTAAAAAAGGCGATAATGTTGGCAAAGGCTACACCCGCAAATTGCTGACTAACCGGTTAGCGCTGGGCGTTTATATGGGGCAATTCTTCTTTACCGTGCTGTCATACTTTTTCCTGACCTGGTTCCCGGTTTATCTGGTACATGACCGTGGCATGACCATCCTTAAAGCGGGCTTTATTGCTTCACTGCCTGCGCTCTGCGGCTGTGCCGGGGCGCTGCTGGGTGGCGTGTTATCCGATTACATGTTGGCACGGGGTTTCAGTCTGTCTGCAGCACGTAAAACCCCCATTGTTATCGGTATGCTGCTGGCCGTGAGCATGGTGATCTGTAATTACGTAGATTCGGCGTGGATTGTGGTCGGCATCATGTCGCTGGCTTTCTTCGGCAAAGGGTTTGGTGCAATGGGGTGGTGCGTGGTTTCCGATTTTTCCCCTAAAGAGGCTGTAGGCCTGAGCGGCGGCTTATTTAATATGATTGGAAACGTGTCCGGGATCTTCACGCCAATCATTATTGCCTACATCATTAAAGATACCGGTTCATTCAATGGCGCATTGATTTTTGTCGGCGTCTGCGCTTTCCTCAATCTGTGCTGTTATCTGTTTGTGGCCGGAAAAATCCAACGCCTGAATTTTGAAACGCCAAAGCAGGGCCAGGATAACGAATTAACGGGAGAACCGCATGTCAGCCACCGATAA
- a CDS encoding MFS transporter, protein MNKNMYRQIGVLAGSQAIFQTASVLVATIGGLAGGQLAPSPDYATLPVATMFLGTAVMTFPASLWMSKVGRKRGFCAGTVAGIVGGISGAMGLITSSFFLLCFGTFLVGVYQAFAQFYRFAASEVATPAFRPKAISLVMAGGIVAALAGPLLAQLGSNLSAVPYAGSFALLIVISLVGLLTLTRLKTDEPVSTQMNAISGRPWHTVISQPAYLIALFGAATGYGIMILAMTATPLAMMHHDHPLAETSIVIQLHVLGMFLPSFFTGRLIERFGVISIMLTGILFFIVHILLTLTGTGFASFAGALIFVGLGWNFLYIGGTTLVTTTFSSAEKGVAQAVNDMTIFVVGLACSLCAAALLSSIGWEKMNLMLLPWLAVTTLTLLWLAMRRRKLALTRDAAVK, encoded by the coding sequence GTGAATAAAAATATGTACCGTCAGATCGGTGTACTTGCAGGTTCTCAAGCTATTTTTCAGACGGCTTCCGTGCTGGTGGCTACCATAGGCGGACTGGCAGGAGGTCAGCTGGCTCCTTCTCCGGATTATGCCACTCTGCCAGTAGCCACCATGTTTTTAGGCACGGCCGTGATGACTTTCCCTGCGTCACTCTGGATGAGTAAGGTCGGGCGAAAGAGGGGCTTTTGTGCAGGGACGGTTGCCGGAATAGTGGGCGGCATCTCCGGCGCCATGGGTCTTATAACCAGCTCTTTTTTCCTGCTCTGTTTTGGAACATTTCTGGTCGGAGTATACCAGGCCTTCGCTCAGTTCTACCGGTTTGCAGCCAGTGAGGTTGCAACGCCTGCTTTCAGACCGAAAGCAATTTCACTGGTAATGGCGGGGGGTATTGTTGCTGCGTTGGCTGGCCCTCTTCTGGCCCAACTGGGAAGCAACCTGTCAGCAGTGCCTTATGCTGGTTCATTTGCCCTGCTCATTGTTATCTCGCTGGTGGGCCTTCTGACCTTAACCCGCCTGAAGACAGATGAACCGGTCTCCACGCAGATGAATGCCATCTCCGGAAGACCCTGGCATACCGTTATCTCTCAACCCGCCTATCTTATTGCCCTTTTCGGCGCGGCCACAGGCTACGGAATAATGATCCTGGCAATGACCGCGACACCCCTTGCCATGATGCACCATGATCATCCTCTTGCTGAAACATCCATAGTCATACAGTTACATGTGTTGGGTATGTTTCTTCCCTCATTTTTTACCGGCAGGTTGATTGAACGTTTTGGTGTTATCAGCATTATGCTGACGGGGATTTTATTTTTTATCGTTCACATTTTACTTACGCTTACCGGAACGGGATTTGCTTCATTTGCAGGCGCACTGATTTTTGTCGGTCTGGGATGGAATTTTCTCTATATTGGCGGGACCACTCTGGTCACTACCACGTTTTCCTCTGCGGAAAAAGGTGTGGCGCAGGCGGTCAATGATATGACGATTTTTGTGGTGGGGCTGGCGTGCTCACTCTGCGCTGCCGCGCTTCTTAGCTCGATAGGGTGGGAAAAAATGAATCTGATGCTGCTGCCCTGGTTAGCGGTAACTACCCTGACGCTTTTATGGCTTGCGATGCGTCGTCGCAAGTTGGCTTTAACCAGAGATGCTGCCGTTAAATAA
- a CDS encoding LysE family translocator, whose protein sequence is MSIMDALLAFSFAAVLLTLTPGLDTALVLRTATVEGRKQAVRAALGISAGCLIWGVAVAFGLGALVAVSELAYDILKYCGAAYLSWLGINMLLRPRKQFAVAETSNKPAENWFLKGVLGNALNPKVGIFYVSFLPQFIPQGHSPVIWTFALVSIHMVIGIIWSMMLIGATRPLAALLRKEKVIRWLDRTTGMIFLLFAARLAFSKR, encoded by the coding sequence ATGTCCATCATGGATGCGCTTCTGGCGTTTAGTTTTGCTGCAGTGCTGTTAACCTTAACCCCAGGCCTGGATACTGCCCTGGTATTGCGAACCGCCACTGTGGAAGGAAGAAAACAGGCTGTTCGCGCTGCGCTTGGTATCAGTGCCGGCTGCTTAATATGGGGCGTAGCAGTGGCTTTCGGGTTAGGAGCCCTGGTGGCTGTTTCCGAACTTGCCTATGACATTCTGAAGTACTGCGGTGCAGCTTATCTGAGCTGGCTGGGCATAAATATGTTGCTGCGTCCAAGGAAGCAGTTCGCAGTGGCAGAGACTTCCAATAAACCGGCTGAAAACTGGTTTTTGAAAGGCGTTCTCGGCAATGCCCTGAACCCTAAAGTGGGCATCTTCTATGTTTCTTTTTTACCTCAGTTTATTCCACAGGGGCACTCGCCCGTTATCTGGACTTTTGCACTGGTGAGTATTCATATGGTGATTGGCATTATCTGGTCGATGATGTTGATTGGTGCGACGCGCCCGCTGGCAGCTTTGTTGCGTAAAGAGAAAGTTATCCGCTGGCTGGATCGCACAACCGGGATGATTTTTCTGCTGTTTGCAGCCCGGCTGGCGTTCAGTAAGCGCTAG
- a CDS encoding aspartate/glutamate racemase family protein, which translates to MNQRIVLIHATPLAVEPINQAFADLWPEAEISNLLDDALSVDRRKVTVLTDPLYQRINSLVDYAGSIHAGAVLFTCSAFGEAIDASAAKNSFPILKPNEAMFEAALVKGKNIVMLATFAPAIAGMESEFKELARKSSSEATLTSILVEGARDALEQGDEERHNQLIVQTAREHSDADAILLAHFSMAIAWHQVQSAVKCPVLSSPHAAVSKLKIVMAD; encoded by the coding sequence ATGAATCAACGTATTGTTTTAATCCACGCCACTCCGCTGGCTGTTGAGCCCATTAACCAGGCTTTTGCTGACCTGTGGCCAGAAGCTGAAATCAGTAACCTGCTGGATGACGCGCTAAGCGTTGACCGCCGCAAAGTCACTGTATTGACCGATCCTCTGTATCAGAGGATTAATTCACTGGTGGACTATGCTGGCAGCATTCATGCCGGGGCAGTTTTGTTTACCTGTTCAGCTTTTGGTGAAGCTATTGATGCCAGCGCAGCCAAAAACAGCTTTCCCATACTCAAGCCAAATGAAGCCATGTTTGAAGCGGCATTAGTGAAGGGTAAAAATATTGTCATGCTCGCAACCTTTGCTCCCGCTATTGCGGGGATGGAGTCTGAATTCAAAGAACTGGCGCGCAAAAGTTCTTCTGAAGCCACGCTTACCAGCATTCTGGTCGAAGGAGCGCGTGATGCACTTGAGCAGGGTGATGAAGAACGGCATAACCAGTTGATCGTGCAGACGGCACGTGAACACAGCGATGCCGATGCCATTCTCCTTGCGCACTTCTCGATGGCCATTGCCTGGCACCAGGTTCAGTCAGCGGTGAAGTGTCCGGTATTAAGCAGTCCGCATGCGGCCGTTTCAAAACTGAAAATAGTAATGGCTGATTAA
- a CDS encoding transporter substrate-binding domain-containing protein, translated as MSATDNALPLRFAINLGNAVLAKTLPNGQPAGITVEIAHKIAEEQGKVAHFVTYPTAGKVVDDAGNDCWDVAFLAIDPRREEVLRFTHSYITIEGTVLVRQNSRWQSVTGMDKPGVIINVGKGAAYDLFLTRELKQASLCRLASSQAAIDAFLNGEGDMAAGIRQPLEQAARNNGGFRVLPDNFGQIFQAICVPRKNEQLCNEISHCLHKWQDNGVISEIIERNLAEP; from the coding sequence ATGTCAGCCACCGATAACGCCTTACCACTACGTTTTGCCATAAACCTCGGAAACGCCGTGTTAGCCAAAACACTGCCCAACGGACAACCCGCCGGGATTACAGTTGAGATTGCGCACAAAATCGCGGAAGAACAGGGGAAAGTCGCGCACTTCGTCACTTATCCAACCGCGGGGAAGGTGGTGGACGATGCCGGTAACGATTGTTGGGACGTTGCCTTTCTGGCAATAGATCCCAGGCGTGAAGAAGTGCTGCGGTTCACTCACTCTTATATCACCATTGAAGGCACCGTTTTGGTCAGGCAGAACAGCCGTTGGCAAAGCGTGACCGGGATGGACAAACCGGGTGTCATTATTAATGTTGGTAAAGGCGCAGCCTACGATCTTTTCCTGACCCGGGAATTGAAGCAGGCTTCGCTCTGCCGGTTAGCTTCCTCACAGGCGGCTATTGATGCGTTTCTTAATGGAGAAGGGGATATGGCTGCCGGAATTCGTCAGCCTCTGGAACAGGCAGCCCGCAACAACGGCGGTTTTCGCGTGCTGCCGGATAATTTCGGTCAGATTTTTCAGGCAATTTGTGTACCCCGTAAGAATGAGCAGCTCTGTAATGAAATCAGCCACTGTTTGCATAAGTGGCAGGACAATGGCGTCATAAGCGAGATCATTGAGAGAAACCTTGCTGAGCCCTGA
- a CDS encoding SLC13 family permease: MFVILTWCLLKNKFPPSVLFIVLPTVAALVCGFGFKELGEYVASGLKSVVGTATLVAFSAMFFTLMKEAGVFDVIVRFILRFVTQSTFSVLLATLVIASVCSLDGNAYATLLVTVPALLPLYEKMNISRKTLLMLVTVGVGVTGITPWGGSLNRAIAVTHLDILDVYYKLIPLQAVLFALGVILCWYMARVENKSGSGIGKEAFLLMRQEMLSSKGDHNPWLLRANFVLVIATIVILVSGLVAGNFLFMIAFSLAVMINYPDAKKAQQKIKDYALTIFPVIVIFLTIGVFVGILQNTGIIKVLVNELAAVLPSSLGPYLYIILAAFSVPIVILIGSDAFYFALLPLAVGLGQSFDISPLHVTIAMLITEQIGLLLSPVIPATHLGLGLLNLQVGEHIRHSMVKIWIMSVCALLAAVVLGIIPV; the protein is encoded by the coding sequence ATGTTTGTTATTTTGACATGGTGCTTATTGAAAAATAAGTTCCCTCCCAGTGTGCTTTTTATTGTATTACCGACGGTCGCTGCACTGGTCTGCGGGTTTGGCTTTAAGGAGTTGGGTGAATATGTTGCATCAGGCTTGAAATCGGTGGTGGGCACCGCAACGCTGGTAGCCTTCAGTGCGATGTTCTTTACTCTGATGAAAGAAGCGGGTGTGTTTGACGTTATTGTACGCTTTATCCTGCGCTTCGTTACGCAGTCAACTTTTTCTGTTCTGCTGGCTACGCTGGTTATAGCTTCAGTATGTAGCCTGGATGGTAATGCGTACGCCACCCTGCTGGTGACTGTCCCAGCGCTGTTGCCCTTGTATGAAAAAATGAATATCAGCCGAAAGACCTTGTTGATGCTGGTTACTGTGGGTGTCGGCGTAACGGGTATTACCCCGTGGGGAGGATCGCTGAACCGCGCCATTGCCGTGACGCATCTTGATATCCTTGACGTCTATTACAAACTCATTCCTCTTCAGGCCGTACTGTTTGCGCTCGGCGTTATTCTCTGCTGGTACATGGCCAGAGTGGAAAATAAAAGCGGTTCAGGGATCGGCAAAGAAGCCTTCCTGCTGATGCGTCAGGAAATGCTATCGAGCAAAGGCGACCATAATCCCTGGCTGTTACGCGCTAACTTTGTGTTGGTGATTGCCACAATTGTTATCCTGGTTTCGGGTTTAGTCGCGGGTAATTTCCTGTTTATGATCGCTTTCTCGCTGGCGGTGATGATCAATTATCCTGATGCTAAAAAAGCACAGCAGAAAATCAAAGATTATGCGCTGACTATCTTCCCGGTCATCGTGATCTTCTTAACCATTGGGGTATTCGTCGGGATATTACAAAATACGGGGATCATTAAAGTATTAGTAAATGAACTCGCAGCCGTTCTGCCCTCAAGTTTAGGACCCTACCTTTATATTATTCTGGCTGCTTTCAGCGTTCCGATTGTTATTCTTATCGGTTCTGATGCATTCTATTTTGCGCTTCTTCCTCTCGCTGTCGGACTTGGGCAAAGCTTTGACATATCGCCACTCCATGTCACCATCGCTATGCTTATTACCGAACAGATAGGTTTGCTGTTAAGTCCGGTTATACCGGCAACGCATCTTGGACTGGGGCTGCTAAATCTCCAGGTCGGTGAGCATATTCGTCACTCTATGGTGAAAATCTGGATCATGAGTGTGTGTGCTCTGTTAGCCGCTGTTGTTCTTGGCATTATTCCTGTGTGA
- a CDS encoding amidohydrolase family protein: MESRDISAEVKYSHISHLPEIVLPENSCDCHHHIYDRRYPYAANDTRNLPDATVNDYQRFKNWLGHSRHILVQPSSYGTDNSCLTDALRAFGANARGEAVVNEAVTEAELDALEKAGVTGVRFNLGAGNVTPPEMLLPVAHRVAERGWHVQIHATADQLWQLRSVLLQIPGNLVIDHYFRLPQPDPMAHPCWTLAWELIEKGRCWVKLSALYHQSQRNDVSDMAPLITRLFREATERVLWGSDWPHPNLISANKKMPDDALILSKIYHWAHNDQVRRKLFVANPAELYRFN; this comes from the coding sequence GTGGAAAGCAGAGATATTTCGGCGGAGGTGAAGTATAGCCATATTTCACACCTGCCTGAGATCGTATTGCCTGAAAATAGCTGTGACTGCCATCATCATATCTATGACCGACGTTATCCCTATGCCGCGAATGACACGCGTAACTTACCTGACGCGACCGTCAACGATTACCAGCGGTTTAAAAACTGGCTGGGACATTCTCGTCATATTCTGGTGCAACCCTCATCTTATGGAACCGATAACAGTTGCCTGACCGATGCGCTGCGGGCTTTTGGCGCGAACGCGCGCGGTGAAGCTGTGGTAAACGAAGCTGTCACTGAGGCAGAACTGGATGCGCTGGAGAAGGCTGGTGTTACAGGTGTTCGTTTCAATCTCGGAGCAGGCAACGTAACGCCCCCTGAGATGCTGTTACCCGTGGCGCACCGCGTGGCAGAACGTGGCTGGCATGTGCAGATCCATGCCACTGCCGATCAACTGTGGCAACTGCGTTCTGTGTTGCTTCAGATCCCTGGCAATCTGGTTATCGATCACTACTTCCGGCTGCCGCAGCCTGACCCGATGGCACACCCGTGCTGGACGCTGGCGTGGGAGCTGATTGAAAAAGGCAGATGCTGGGTAAAACTCTCTGCGCTTTATCATCAGTCACAACGAAATGATGTGTCTGATATGGCGCCTTTAATTACGCGCTTATTTCGTGAAGCCACTGAACGTGTTTTATGGGGAAGTGACTGGCCACATCCCAATTTGATAAGTGCCAATAAAAAAATGCCAGATGATGCATTGATATTATCGAAAATATACCACTGGGCGCATAACGATCAGGTTCGACGCAAGTTATTTGTGGCTAACCCGGCTGAACTTTACCGATTTAATTAA